From a single Mesorhizobium shangrilense genomic region:
- the thpR gene encoding RNA 2',3'-cyclic phosphodiesterase, protein MPRLFTALEIPRDAALSLSLLRGGLPGARWIDVENYHMTLRFIGDVEGHVADEIANALDRVHRPSFSLNLSGVGAFGQKKPHAVWAGVSASPDLAALQGEIDRICQRLGIPADPRKFMPHVTLARLRNSSPLDVAQYLSARGNFSTLPFRVGRFVLMSSRDSVGGGPYIVEEAWPLSDVDSRASSRVASASDAVRIMR, encoded by the coding sequence ATGCCGCGTCTTTTCACCGCCCTCGAAATTCCGCGTGACGCCGCCCTTTCGCTGTCCCTGCTGCGGGGCGGCCTGCCGGGCGCCCGCTGGATCGACGTCGAAAACTACCACATGACGCTGCGCTTCATCGGCGATGTCGAGGGCCATGTCGCCGACGAGATCGCCAACGCGCTCGACCGGGTCCACCGCCCGTCCTTCTCCCTGAACCTGTCCGGCGTCGGTGCCTTCGGCCAGAAGAAGCCGCACGCCGTGTGGGCCGGCGTTTCCGCATCGCCCGACCTTGCGGCGTTGCAGGGCGAGATCGACCGTATCTGCCAGCGGCTCGGCATTCCCGCCGACCCCCGCAAGTTCATGCCGCATGTGACGCTCGCGCGGCTGCGCAATTCGAGCCCGCTCGACGTTGCCCAGTATCTGTCGGCGCGGGGCAACTTCTCGACATTGCCGTTCCGTGTCGGCCGCTTTGTGCTGATGTCGTCGCGCGATTCGGTTGGCGGTGGCCCCTATATTGTCGAAGAGGCCTGGCCATTATCGGATGTCGACAGCCGCGCTTCGAGCCGCGTCGCCAGTGCTTCCGACGCCGTGCGAATCATGCGGTAG
- a CDS encoding chloride channel protein: MARTSRKYPMLRRSRAMWGSRRVWQPRLVFWAGAIAIGLISVLFAVLADKAQGLFHAITGNEGGWRSFLPLAITPLGFVLCAWLAHAFFPGSQGSGIPQAIAARHLRDDDDRSHLLSLRLAAGKIALTIVGLFCGASIGREGPTVQVGASLMLQVARWGGMAQARGLILAGSAAGIAAAFNTPLAGIVFAIEEMGRTYEARTNGLVLTAVILAGLASLGLLGNYTYFGVAKETISFAAWPLVIACGVIGGGFGALFSLLALKVTRRIRRWHTQQPLRRALIVAAVCGLLVAAIGIASGGLTFGTGYVQARSAVEGAPLPWFFFAQKFLAGLLSMISGIPGGIFAPSLAVGAGIGSSLGLVFGASTGIAALLGMAGYFAGVVQAPMTAFVIILEMTGNHDNVIALMLASMLGYGTARIISHEPLYHALSRVFIADAIRRRRAEAAPESAPG, from the coding sequence ATGGCCCGCACATCGCGAAAATATCCCATGCTGCGGCGTTCGCGTGCGATGTGGGGCTCGCGGCGTGTCTGGCAGCCGCGCCTGGTATTCTGGGCCGGCGCCATCGCCATTGGCCTGATCAGCGTGCTGTTCGCGGTGCTGGCCGACAAGGCGCAAGGTCTGTTCCATGCGATCACCGGCAATGAGGGCGGCTGGCGGAGTTTCCTGCCGCTCGCCATCACGCCGCTCGGGTTTGTTCTCTGCGCGTGGCTCGCCCATGCCTTCTTTCCGGGCTCGCAAGGCAGCGGCATCCCGCAGGCGATCGCCGCCCGGCACCTGCGTGACGACGACGATCGAAGCCACCTTCTTTCGCTGCGGCTGGCGGCGGGCAAGATCGCGCTGACCATTGTCGGCCTGTTCTGCGGCGCGTCGATCGGCCGCGAAGGTCCGACCGTGCAGGTTGGCGCATCGCTGATGCTGCAGGTGGCGCGCTGGGGCGGCATGGCGCAGGCGCGCGGCCTGATCCTGGCCGGCTCGGCCGCCGGTATCGCGGCAGCCTTCAACACGCCGCTGGCCGGCATTGTCTTCGCCATCGAGGAGATGGGCCGCACCTATGAAGCGCGTACCAACGGACTGGTGCTGACGGCGGTGATCCTGGCTGGTCTTGCCTCGCTCGGCCTGCTCGGCAACTACACCTATTTCGGCGTCGCCAAGGAGACGATCTCCTTTGCCGCCTGGCCGCTGGTGATTGCCTGCGGCGTCATCGGCGGCGGTTTTGGCGCGCTGTTCTCCTTGCTGGCGCTCAAGGTGACACGGCGGATCCGGCGCTGGCACACACAGCAACCGCTGCGCCGCGCCCTGATCGTGGCGGCTGTCTGCGGATTGCTGGTGGCCGCCATCGGCATCGCGTCGGGCGGACTGACGTTCGGGACCGGCTATGTGCAAGCGCGCAGCGCGGTCGAGGGGGCTCCACTGCCATGGTTCTTCTTCGCCCAGAAGTTCCTGGCTGGGCTGTTGTCGATGATCTCTGGCATTCCCGGTGGCATCTTCGCGCCGTCGCTGGCGGTGGGCGCCGGCATCGGCAGTTCGCTCGGCCTTGTCTTCGGCGCCAGCACCGGCATCGCGGCGCTGCTTGGCATGGCCGGCTATTTCGCCGGCGTGGTGCAGGCGCCGATGACGGCCTTCGTCATCATCCTCGAGATGACTGGCAACCACGACAATGTCATCGCGCTGATGCTGGCCTCCATGCTGGGCTACGGTACGGCACGGATAATCTCGCACGAGCCGCTCTATCACGCGCTGTCGCGGGTTTTCATCGCCGATGCCATCAGGCGGCGGCGGGCGGAAGCCGCGCCGGAATCAGCGCCAGGCTGA
- a CDS encoding putative bifunctional diguanylate cyclase/phosphodiesterase: protein MRVISCIVTEHNLWLVLLAALMCVTGSWVTIGLLDRTRKTAGVQMKGWLFLTAVAAGSSIWCTHFIAMLAYQPGAPITFDPILTMVSLVIAIAGTGVGFTIASDKSRRVAPEWGGCVVGLAISAMHYTGMMAYHVAGIVEWDAGYVAASLVISIAFSAAALGQAIRRPYRRAQYVGIGLLVLAIVGLHFTGMAAVAVTPMSFISTGTNPEILVAMAVAVAVVGLIVAATGFASYLIDERGRLESFERLQHLALNDSLTGLANRVSFNDRLDHEIERAREDEETMTAVIVIDLDRFKEINDLRGHAAGDQALKIVARRLAKLTGDGEFVARLGGDEFAAIKRFKDQNDLLGLVSRLEKSLFEPLQLEDFEIATGASIGVAVYPRDGADRERLVSNADLAMYRAKNDMSRAVCFYESNMDETARARRALAIDLRQAVERGELSLHYQVQTSVSTGAVCGYEALLRWTHPERGMIAPTDFIPIAEENGSILAIGEWVLRTACRQAASWDNDHKIAVNLSPVQFAHADLAKLVHHILVETGLSPNRLELELTESTIVADKFRTLHVLRQIKALGVTIAIDDFGTGYSSLDTLRSFPFDKIKLDRSFMADVERSPQAKAIIRAVLTLGRSLEIPVLAEGVETHVQLAILQVEGCNEAQGYFLGRPQPIDQILLAGVADSVPHDLILGERPRISVSG, encoded by the coding sequence ATGCGCGTTATATCCTGTATCGTCACGGAGCATAATCTGTGGCTCGTCCTCCTGGCGGCGCTGATGTGCGTCACCGGCTCATGGGTGACGATTGGTCTCCTCGACCGCACCAGGAAAACCGCGGGCGTGCAGATGAAGGGCTGGCTGTTCCTGACCGCCGTCGCCGCGGGCTCCTCGATCTGGTGCACGCATTTCATCGCCATGCTGGCCTACCAGCCCGGTGCGCCGATCACCTTCGATCCCATCCTCACCATGGTGTCGCTGGTCATCGCCATTGCCGGAACCGGAGTGGGCTTCACCATTGCCTCCGACAAAAGCCGGCGTGTCGCCCCGGAATGGGGCGGATGTGTTGTCGGGTTGGCGATCTCGGCCATGCACTATACCGGGATGATGGCCTATCACGTTGCCGGGATCGTCGAGTGGGACGCTGGCTACGTCGCGGCGTCGCTTGTCATTTCAATAGCCTTTTCAGCTGCCGCACTTGGCCAGGCCATACGCCGGCCATACCGGCGGGCGCAGTATGTCGGCATCGGACTGCTGGTGCTGGCGATCGTCGGCCTCCATTTCACGGGTATGGCGGCCGTGGCGGTGACGCCGATGTCCTTCATCAGCACGGGCACCAATCCCGAGATCCTCGTGGCGATGGCGGTCGCCGTCGCCGTCGTTGGCCTCATTGTCGCCGCGACCGGTTTCGCCAGCTATCTGATCGACGAGCGCGGCCGGCTCGAAAGCTTCGAGCGGCTCCAGCATCTGGCGCTCAACGATTCGCTCACCGGCCTCGCCAACCGTGTCAGTTTCAACGACCGCCTGGACCATGAGATCGAACGGGCGCGGGAAGACGAGGAGACGATGACCGCGGTCATCGTCATCGACCTCGACCGCTTCAAGGAGATCAATGATCTCAGAGGCCATGCCGCGGGCGACCAAGCGCTGAAGATCGTTGCGCGAAGATTGGCAAAGCTGACCGGAGACGGAGAATTCGTCGCGCGCCTGGGCGGCGACGAATTTGCCGCAATCAAGCGCTTCAAGGACCAGAACGATCTTCTCGGCCTGGTTTCGAGGCTGGAGAAATCCCTGTTCGAGCCTTTGCAGCTCGAGGATTTCGAAATCGCCACCGGCGCCAGCATCGGTGTCGCCGTCTACCCTCGCGACGGCGCCGACAGGGAAAGACTGGTCAGCAACGCCGACCTTGCCATGTACCGGGCCAAGAACGACATGTCGCGGGCCGTCTGTTTCTACGAATCCAACATGGATGAGACGGCGCGCGCGCGGCGTGCGCTGGCCATCGACCTTCGGCAGGCGGTCGAGCGTGGCGAGCTTTCACTCCACTATCAGGTGCAGACTTCGGTTTCGACCGGCGCCGTCTGTGGCTACGAGGCGCTGCTGCGCTGGACGCATCCCGAACGCGGCATGATTGCGCCAACCGACTTCATCCCGATCGCTGAAGAGAACGGGTCGATCCTTGCAATCGGCGAATGGGTGCTGCGGACCGCGTGCCGCCAGGCAGCGTCGTGGGACAATGACCATAAGATCGCCGTCAACCTGTCGCCGGTCCAATTCGCCCACGCCGATCTTGCCAAGCTGGTTCACCATATCCTGGTTGAAACCGGGCTTTCTCCCAATCGGCTGGAGCTGGAGCTCACCGAATCGACCATCGTCGCAGACAAGTTCCGCACGCTGCATGTCCTGCGCCAGATCAAGGCGCTGGGCGTCACGATCGCGATCGACGATTTCGGCACGGGCTATTCGTCGCTCGACACGCTGCGCTCGTTTCCCTTCGACAAGATCAAGCTCGACCGCTCCTTCATGGCCGATGTCGAGCGCAGCCCGCAAGCCAAGGCGATCATTCGAGCGGTGCTGACGCTCGGGCGCAGCCTGGAAATCCCGGTACTTGCCGAGGGTGTCGAGACGCATGTCCAGCTCGCCATACTGCAAGTCGAGGGCTGCAACGAAGCGCAGGGTTATTTCCTTGGCCGCCCGCAGCCGATCGATCAGATCCTGCTGGCGGGCGTGGCGGATTCTGTCCCGCATGACCTGATCCTTGGCGAGCGGCCCAGGATAAGCGTGAGCGGATAG
- the rlmN gene encoding 23S rRNA (adenine(2503)-C(2))-methyltransferase RlmN, whose product MTLSLDLTAEGARDALRARAAQPEKPTLIGLTRAEIGEALVASGIVPERQAKMRAQQLWHWMYVRGVSDFAGMFNISKDLRAELDKHFTVARPEIVEEQISSDGTRKWLFRFPPRGAGRPVEIETVYIPEEGRGTLCISSQVGCTLTCSFCHTGTQKLVRNLTAEEILAQLLTARDRLGDFPDRDTPDGAIVPAEGRKVSNIVMMGMGEPLYNFEAVKKALLIASDGDGLSLSKRRITLSTSGVVPEIFRTGEEIGVMLAISLHATNDDLRDLLVPINKKYPLKELIEACRAYPGLSNAKRITFEYVMLKDVNDSIEDAKGLIKLLKGIPAKINLIPFNPWPGTNYQCSDWETIEKFADYINNAGYASPIRTPRGRDILAACGQLKSESERMRKVDRLALEAMMIAGHGEA is encoded by the coding sequence ATGACCCTGTCGCTTGATCTCACCGCCGAAGGTGCCCGTGATGCGTTGCGCGCCCGCGCCGCACAGCCCGAAAAGCCGACGCTGATCGGCCTGACTCGCGCTGAAATCGGCGAAGCCCTGGTTGCATCGGGCATCGTGCCCGAGCGCCAGGCCAAGATGCGCGCCCAGCAGCTCTGGCACTGGATGTATGTGCGCGGCGTTTCCGATTTTGCCGGCATGTTCAACATCTCCAAGGATTTGCGCGCCGAACTGGACAAGCATTTCACGGTCGCCAGGCCCGAGATCGTCGAGGAGCAGATTTCTTCGGACGGCACCCGCAAATGGCTGTTCCGCTTTCCGCCGCGCGGCGCCGGCCGGCCCGTGGAGATCGAGACCGTCTACATTCCAGAGGAAGGCCGCGGCACGCTCTGCATCTCCTCGCAGGTCGGCTGCACGCTGACCTGCTCGTTCTGTCACACCGGCACGCAGAAGCTGGTGCGCAATCTGACCGCCGAGGAAATCCTCGCTCAGCTGCTCACCGCGCGCGACCGGCTCGGTGATTTCCCTGACCGCGATACGCCCGACGGCGCCATCGTGCCGGCCGAGGGCCGCAAAGTGTCCAACATCGTCATGATGGGCATGGGCGAGCCGCTCTACAATTTCGAGGCGGTCAAGAAGGCGCTGCTGATCGCCTCCGATGGCGACGGCCTGTCCTTGTCCAAGCGCCGCATTACGCTCTCGACCTCCGGCGTCGTGCCCGAAATCTTCCGCACCGGCGAGGAGATCGGCGTCATGCTGGCGATCTCGCTGCATGCCACCAACGATGATTTGCGCGACCTGCTGGTGCCGATCAACAAGAAGTATCCGCTGAAGGAACTGATCGAGGCTTGCCGCGCCTATCCCGGCCTGTCGAACGCCAAGCGCATCACCTTCGAATATGTGATGCTGAAGGACGTCAACGATTCCATCGAGGACGCCAAGGGCCTGATCAAGCTGCTCAAGGGTATTCCCGCCAAGATCAACCTGATCCCGTTCAATCCCTGGCCGGGCACCAACTACCAGTGCTCCGACTGGGAGACGATCGAGAAATTCGCAGATTACATCAACAATGCCGGCTATGCCTCGCCGATCCGCACGCCGCGTGGCCGCGACATCCTGGCCGCCTGCGGCCAGCTGAAATCCGAATCGGAACGCATGCGCAAGGTCGACCGGCTGGCGCTCGAGGCGATGATGATAGCAGGGCACGGCGAGGCGTGA
- a CDS encoding arylesterase, whose product MSFKHTVAAAFILFLGICGAISSARAEPFKIVGFGDSLMAGFGLGPDQGFTDKLAAALRAKGRDVTVANAGVSGDTSSGGLARLDWSVPDGTQLVILELGANDMLRGISPDITQKNLDEMLTRLKQRKVAVLLAGMRAAPNLGPDYQHAFDAIFPDLSEKYGVTLYPFFLDGVAGQPALQLEDGMHPNAQGVDQMVERILPTVEKAIASVQGGS is encoded by the coding sequence ATGTCTTTCAAACACACTGTTGCCGCAGCCTTCATCCTTTTCCTCGGCATTTGCGGCGCCATTTCGTCGGCGCGCGCCGAACCGTTCAAGATCGTCGGCTTCGGTGACAGCCTGATGGCGGGCTTTGGCCTCGGGCCCGACCAGGGCTTTACCGACAAGCTCGCGGCCGCATTGCGTGCCAAGGGCCGTGACGTGACGGTCGCCAATGCCGGCGTCTCCGGCGATACGTCGAGCGGCGGCCTGGCGCGGCTCGACTGGTCCGTGCCCGACGGCACGCAACTGGTCATCCTGGAGCTCGGCGCCAACGACATGCTGCGCGGCATTTCGCCCGATATCACGCAAAAGAATCTCGATGAGATGCTGACCAGATTGAAGCAGCGCAAGGTCGCCGTGCTGCTGGCCGGCATGCGCGCCGCGCCCAATCTCGGCCCGGACTACCAGCACGCCTTCGACGCCATCTTTCCGGACCTCTCCGAAAAATACGGCGTCACGCTTTATCCGTTCTTTCTCGATGGCGTCGCCGGCCAGCCGGCCCTGCAGCTCGAGGACGGCATGCACCCGAACGCGCAAGGCGTCGACCAGATGGTCGAGCGTATTCTACCCACCGTTGAAAAGGCCATTGCGTCCGTACAGGGCGGATCCTGA
- a CDS encoding low molecular weight protein-tyrosine-phosphatase: MSAKPIESVLFVCLGNICRSPLAEGVFRAVLAERGLDRHVLIDSAGTGGWHAGEAPDRRSIAIAAQHGVDISGQKARKVTLDDFSRFDLILGVDRSNVADLKALASAGTRDRVHLFLELAEDRPRDVPDPYYDGPEAFASVYRMIRTASEALATRLEARLSTSDNGQASSTI; encoded by the coding sequence ATGAGCGCGAAGCCTATAGAGTCCGTTCTTTTTGTCTGCCTCGGCAATATCTGCCGGTCACCGCTGGCCGAGGGCGTGTTTCGCGCGGTTCTGGCGGAGCGCGGACTGGATCGTCACGTGCTGATCGATTCGGCGGGCACCGGCGGCTGGCATGCCGGCGAGGCGCCGGACCGGCGTTCGATTGCGATTGCCGCGCAGCACGGCGTCGACATTTCCGGGCAGAAGGCGCGCAAGGTGACGCTGGACGACTTCTCCCGATTCGACCTCATCCTCGGCGTGGACCGGTCAAATGTCGCCGATCTCAAGGCGCTGGCGTCTGCCGGAACACGCGACCGGGTTCATCTGTTCCTGGAATTGGCGGAGGATCGGCCACGCGACGTGCCGGATCCCTATTACGACGGGCCGGAAGCGTTCGCTTCCGTCTACCGCATGATTCGCACGGCGTCGGAAGCACTGGCGACGCGGCTCGAAGCGCGGCTGTCGACATCCGATAATGGCCAGGCCTCTTCGACAATATAG
- a CDS encoding invasion associated locus B family protein has protein sequence MRGLIAIVSSLVLVAVTAPALAQSATKIGQHNAWGTYSYQAAGGKVCYVLTVPTDKQPPTLDHGDMFFFVSQRPGQQVSYEPQFIAGYTFQEGSKATVTIDKKSFSMFTRGKSAWVENAAEEPVLIAAMKTGTDMKVTAKSGRGNPTSYVFSLKGISAALSSIAKCK, from the coding sequence ATGCGCGGATTGATAGCTATAGTTTCAAGCCTGGTCCTGGTGGCCGTGACAGCGCCGGCGCTGGCGCAGTCGGCGACCAAGATCGGCCAGCACAATGCCTGGGGCACCTACAGTTACCAGGCGGCCGGCGGCAAGGTCTGCTACGTGCTGACGGTGCCGACCGACAAGCAGCCGCCGACGCTCGACCATGGCGACATGTTCTTTTTCGTCAGCCAGCGTCCGGGGCAGCAGGTGTCCTACGAGCCGCAGTTCATCGCCGGCTACACCTTCCAGGAAGGCTCCAAGGCCACCGTCACCATCGACAAGAAGTCGTTCTCGATGTTCACGCGCGGCAAGTCGGCCTGGGTCGAGAATGCCGCCGAGGAGCCTGTGCTGATCGCCGCGATGAAGACCGGCACCGACATGAAGGTGACGGCCAAGTCGGGTCGCGGCAACCCCACTTCCTATGTCTTCTCGCTGAAGGGCATTTCGGCGGCGCTGTCGTCGATCGCCAAGTGCAAATAG
- a CDS encoding 4a-hydroxytetrahydrobiopterin dehydratase, producing MAREKLGKDAIAEALAGLEGWTLAKDGGAIKRTFTFKNFSEAFAFMTRVALAAEKMDHHPEWFNVYKTVDVTLNTHDLGGLSVLDFELAKKMNRYFGG from the coding sequence ATGGCGAGAGAGAAACTGGGCAAGGACGCGATTGCCGAGGCCTTGGCCGGCCTTGAGGGCTGGACGTTGGCCAAGGACGGCGGCGCCATCAAGCGCACCTTCACCTTCAAGAACTTCTCCGAGGCTTTCGCCTTCATGACCCGCGTGGCGCTGGCGGCAGAGAAGATGGACCATCACCCTGAGTGGTTCAACGTCTACAAGACGGTGGATGTCACATTGAACACACACGATCTCGGCGGCCTCAGCGTGCTCGATTTCGAGCTGGCCAAGAAGATGAACCGCTATTTCGGCGGCTGA
- a CDS encoding LysE family translocator has protein sequence MSFIPDTSTLIQFAIATVILAITPGPDMTLFVSRTLSQGRATGFASMAGALCGTLVHTTLVVVGVSALIVASPMAFFALKIFGAGYLVFLAWQAITKGSAFSPEKKTGPQISLFRSWAAGLGVNLLNPKIILFFMTFLPQFVSAHDPHAPGKLFFLGAMFIVLSIPVTAPMVFAAEKFSSAMKASPRVTRVVDYLFAGVFSAFALKILTAQAK, from the coding sequence ATGTCCTTCATTCCCGATACCTCGACGCTGATCCAGTTCGCCATCGCCACCGTGATCCTGGCGATCACGCCGGGGCCGGACATGACACTGTTCGTCTCGCGCACGCTGAGCCAGGGCCGCGCCACCGGCTTTGCCTCGATGGCCGGCGCGCTGTGCGGCACGCTGGTCCACACCACGCTGGTGGTGGTCGGCGTCTCGGCGCTGATCGTCGCCTCACCGATGGCCTTCTTCGCGCTGAAGATTTTTGGCGCCGGCTATCTCGTCTTCCTGGCATGGCAGGCGATCACCAAGGGTTCGGCGTTTTCACCGGAGAAGAAGACGGGACCCCAGATTTCGCTGTTCCGCAGCTGGGCGGCCGGCCTTGGGGTCAACCTGCTCAACCCGAAGATCATCCTGTTCTTCATGACCTTTCTGCCGCAGTTCGTCTCCGCGCATGATCCGCACGCGCCGGGAAAACTGTTCTTCCTCGGCGCGATGTTCATCGTGCTGTCGATACCCGTGACGGCGCCGATGGTGTTCGCGGCTGAGAAATTCTCATCGGCGATGAAGGCCAGCCCGCGCGTGACGCGCGTCGTCGATTATCTGTTCGCCGGCGTGTTCTCGGCCTTTGCCCTCAAGATACTGACAGCGCAGGCGAAATAG
- a CDS encoding ABC transporter ATP-binding protein produces MTEAVIALKDISLALGEGASSVHVLKGVSLNVASGEATGIVGPSGSGKSTLLMVLAGLERVDSGTIRIAGELLNGKTEDQIASFRGRNIGIVFQSFHLIPNMTALENVAVPLELAGHADPFGVAARELAAVGLSDRVTHYPGELSGGEQQRVAIARALAPSPRILIADEPTGNLDQATGRQVADLLFAKAAERGMTLVLVTHDPALAARCSRQVSMRSGRIEAPAPAKVTA; encoded by the coding sequence TTGACAGAAGCCGTCATCGCGCTGAAAGACATATCGCTGGCGCTCGGCGAAGGCGCGTCTTCCGTCCACGTGCTGAAAGGCGTCAGCCTCAATGTCGCAAGCGGCGAGGCGACTGGCATCGTCGGCCCTTCGGGTTCCGGCAAGTCAACCTTGCTGATGGTTCTGGCCGGCCTGGAGCGGGTCGATTCGGGAACGATACGAATCGCCGGTGAGTTGCTGAACGGCAAGACCGAGGACCAGATCGCATCGTTTCGTGGCCGAAATATCGGCATCGTCTTCCAGTCCTTCCATCTCATTCCAAACATGACGGCGCTTGAAAATGTCGCGGTGCCGCTGGAACTGGCTGGTCATGCCGATCCGTTCGGCGTTGCCGCCCGGGAACTGGCGGCGGTGGGCCTGAGCGACCGCGTCACCCATTATCCCGGCGAATTGTCGGGTGGCGAGCAGCAGCGCGTGGCGATCGCCAGGGCGCTGGCGCCGTCGCCGCGCATCCTGATCGCCGACGAACCGACCGGCAATCTCGACCAGGCGACGGGACGACAGGTCGCCGACCTCTTGTTCGCCAAGGCTGCCGAACGTGGCATGACGCTGGTGCTGGTCACCCATGATCCCGCACTTGCGGCGCGCTGCAGCCGCCAGGTTTCGATGCGCTCAGGTCGCATCGAGGCGCCAGCGCCCGCCAAGGTGACGGCCTGA
- a CDS encoding YkvA family protein — translation MAQESGFDFFGFRDRLGDESEVREKFWRTAKKAARHIPFMEDVVAAYYCAMDKNTPLRAKGILLAALGYFVLPVDIIPDFIFGIGFTDDIAVLTAAITAVSAHITPAHRLAAKQAIADNN, via the coding sequence ATGGCGCAAGAATCCGGTTTTGATTTCTTCGGCTTTCGCGACAGGCTGGGCGATGAGAGCGAAGTGCGCGAGAAATTCTGGCGCACGGCGAAGAAGGCCGCGCGGCACATTCCGTTCATGGAAGACGTGGTCGCCGCCTACTACTGCGCCATGGACAAGAACACGCCGCTGCGCGCCAAGGGCATATTGCTGGCCGCGCTCGGCTATTTCGTGCTGCCGGTGGATATCATCCCCGACTTCATCTTCGGCATTGGCTTTACCGACGACATCGCCGTTCTGACCGCCGCGATCACCGCTGTCAGCGCCCATATCACGCCCGCGCACCGGCTCGCCGCCAAGCAGGCGATTGCCGACAACAACTGA